In Miscanthus floridulus cultivar M001 chromosome 8, ASM1932011v1, whole genome shotgun sequence, the sequence TACACTGTAGAATTCAAGATATGGAAAGTGGCAGATTACTCATCCATTATGTGGACAAATACCTGGTGCATTGGATCTTAATCGTATCACTATTGAAATTTGTGCGCTGTTTTTGGAAATATTTTAGGAACTATGGCATGCTGCATTCTTTTAAGATGTCAACATGGTTTGCCGTAGCGTTTGCCAAATATAGGAATGCTCGCTATGGTCAGCACCACAGATGCATTGTTTTGTACTTTTACTGAAAGTGGAGGCTGTTCTGCTGCTGAGCAACTTGAGGTAGTCTTCACTGCAAGGTTGTCATCAAGTTTCATCAACAGCGGCAAGGTGTGCAGTAACATCCTCACTATTAGATTTAGAATCGGCGGAAGCATAGAGCTGTTCATTTGATTAtaatgtgtgtatatataaatTTTGGATTAATGTATAtataaatttcaagtttcatcaaCAGTGCCAAGCCTGACTTTTTTATTAATGTGTATATTTACAATCCAAGTTTTAATGTGTATCCTTAAAATGACGCCGTGACGTTAGTATGAGCACTATACTAAGTGTGAGACGAAAGCTGTTCCAAAATTTTGGCTTTCCCCAGCCTCTTCGTGACGACACAGCCCATCTAGAGTGCCTGTACGGGACGTCCAGCACCTTCCCGCACCGCCATGGCGTCGTGCGAGGCTCCGAGCACCGAACCCATCTGTCCCCTACCAAATTGCAAAATCCCCAAACCCCCGTGCCCGGACCCAAACTCCGCGCCGCTCCCGTCTTCGTTCTCTCACCCAGCCTAGACTCGtctccatggcggccaccgcctcCAACCCGTTCCCGTTCCCGTCCCGCCGCCCGCCGGACGACAGCCTCTTCTACGCCGTCTACCCGCTACCACTCCCCAGCGGCCTCCCCGCGCCCGCGCTCCACGCCTCGCTCCAGTCCCTCCACCTCTCCCTCCTCTCGCACCTCGCCCCCTTCCTCTCCTCCCACCTCTTCCACCGCGACCCCTTCACTCTCTCCCTCCCGGCGGACCCGGCCGCCCCCTGCGCGCTCTGCGCCTCGCCGCCCGTGCCCCACCTCCACGGCGCGCTCCGTTTCGGCGACTCCCTCCCCGACGAGTGGCTCGCCGTCTCCCTCCTCTTCGCGCTCACCAGCGCCTTCCCCGACGTCGCGGCCCGCGCCTGGGACTCCGACGGGGAGTTCCTCCTCATCGAGGCCGCCTTCGCACTCCCGCGGTGGCTCGACCCGGAATCCGCCCCCAATCGCGTCTTCATCTTCCGCGGAGAGCTCCACATCCTGCCGCCCTCCCTCTTCCCCGAGACGCCGTCGCTGGAAGCCGCGCTTGCCGCCGTCTACGACGACTCCATCGATACCCGCGCCGCCGACGCCATCCAGGCGGCCATACAGCGCCGCATCGCTGGGCTGCCCGAGAGGGCGGCGGAGAACCTACACACGGCACGCGTTATCGTCCCGGCGCCCGTGGCAAAGGTGCTCAAGGAGGAGCCATGCCTGATCGCGCGTGCCGTCGAGGGTTTCTACGACCGGGACATAGACACCATGAAGCATGCGGCGAGGATGGACAAATTCCTCAAAGGGCCTGGTGGGGAGGGGGTTGAGATGGTGAGAACCACGGTACGCATGACGCGGGCAATGTACGCACAGCTTGTGCAGCAGAACTTTCAGGCTCCCAGGGGGTACCCGATGCCTAGGAGGGAGGAGGGGCCTGAGAaatggatggaggcagagctGGGGATGAAGATTGCCTGCGGGTTCGAGATGATGTACCAGGAGAGAAGACGCCAGGGTGAGGAAGGTAAAGGGAGCACGTGGGAGGTTTACAGGAAGAGCTTGGAGGCAACTGGGTGCTTTGAGGGGCTGCTTCCTGGGTCAATGGAGTATAAGAGGGTCATGGAGGATGCAATGCAATATTACAAGAGCTCTAATTTGTATTCCCGAACAAGGTGCTTCAAGTCACTCTTTCTAGCCATGTGGATTTACCTATCTGTTTCGTTGCTATGCCAAAGAATGTTATTGTGCAACCATCCCATGCATAAACTGTTTAATTTCTAGTTCACTACCCTTTAAAAACTATACATGGTTTGATACATTATTTATTCTTTTTGAAGAACATTGTAGCCATTATCTCTATTCAATATAAGATTGTACAAAGTAGTGAGTGTCATTTCAATAATCATGGAGGCTACCTGGATTTCTTTACTATACAGATGATTTCTTTTGAACTTGATTAATGCAAATGCCTCAGTGTTTTAACACTTGCAATATGTCACAGGGAGATACTGAGTGAACCAGTGCGgcgaattgatgaaatcctatcAATGCCGTACTCGGCTGATGAATTTAAAGGCACTGATCTTCCTCCTAGTGATGATGACTCTTGGTTGCATGGTGGGGATGACGAGTTAAATGCGGAACTCCGTGAAAGGCAGAAGGAACTGGAAGAGTATGAAGCTGCGAAGAAGCAAAGAAGTAGTCAAAAGCAAAGTGTCTCTAGCAGTTCGAAATCCCAGACAGACGAGTTTAAGCTTGGAGAGATTACAGAGTCCATGCAAGAGTTCATTCGCAAAATGTCCAGCTTTGAGGGAGCCGAGATTCCTGCAGACAGGTTTTGCATCTAGACTTGTTTCTTATTTCTGTAGCACATTTTTTCCGTTTTGATTAATATCATCACTGATCGAACTTATATTCTTCATTAATTTAGTTTTGTTTCTCCGATTGTTGCTTAAGCCTGTAATCTGTCTTATTTTAATTAAGATAGTTTCATATCCAAACTAGCAACTGAAAGAGTTTCATATCCAAACTAGCAACTGAAAGGAGAACTGGTAAATGCGGTGTACCTGTGCCAGGCATCTGTAGCGTAgtgatttttttttgcaaatttgAACCAAGATACACTAAAATGGAATCTCATTTCCTTTACAATTACTGAAATGTCTGTTATGTCTGGTAACACTTAAGCACATAGAAGATTAAAAGTAGAACAGCTCTAGAAAAACTTTTAATCTGACTGGAGAACAAATAACGCCAACAGACATTTTATTACAATTATTTGAGTTTTAAATTCTATATGTTTATCTGTCATGAATAAATTATCCATAGTTTTACTATGTATTCTTGATTTCTTCACCTAGTAGGTGCCTTCTTATATTCTTGTGTCTGTGTTGGAGACATTTcttcttgtactccatcttttcaGACCAACCTACAGTGACATTTAAGAGGACAGCGATAAGCATGGAGCGGCAGTCTTATCACTTGAGGATAACTTAGGATGTGCCTTGAACTCACAATTATCCACATAAAGTGGTATTGAATGCTCAGAGTAGTGTTAGTTATAGGATTATGCTTGTTGCCCTAGATCTGGATGCATTTAATCCCCAAGTCACAACGGTTGTAGCCTTACTACTAGTTACAAGTTGGGATCGAATAGGACAATCCCAAGTTTCGAATACTTGAGCATTCTGTGATATAGAAAAGGTGGCTAgtgtcagtagttagcctagtgttcttgtttttcatgttACCTGCTATAAGATATTTACTATTCTCTGTAATGTgtttccttggcaaccaagttgatcatggtgccttggcaaccaagtaggaatcatagcatctgctttatgcagttagaatatgctaagaagtaggtacaccacttgcctatatatgcagtggttagcatctttgtatccctaagtcatttttgcaatacaatccaagcggcctgttggccaagctgccctctggcagccaacaattggtatctagaGCCGGTTGAGAGATAGGGAAGAGCATGGCCACCTccgcagagagagcagcagcagcagccgccgccgccgagcaccgggcgcagcgtctggccgcggcagaggccgcagccgcgcaggcgcagcaggccgcggaggccgcagcagcagcagctcggaaCGCAGCCGCCACGGCCGCGGCTCTGCGTCGAGAGTTGGTGGAGGAGGATCCGCCGCGTGATCGCCGCCCGTTTCCGCGGAGGAGTCCGGAGCGCGAGCGCAGGCAGACGCGGTCGCCCGATCGGGATCAGGATCGCCGCCGCGGACGGGCCAGGGGCCGCTCGCCGGTGATCCAGACCGTGTACAAGGACTCTGGCGCAAGTTCCACCTGGCCGATGCTCAACAAGACAAATTACCATGAGTGGGCCTCGATCATGAAGCTGAAGCTCCAGGCGCGGCAACTCTGGGATGCGATCGAGTACCAGGACCTGCCATACCATGAGGACAGGCGCACGGTGGAGGCGATCATCGCCGCCGTGCCACAGGAGATGCAGATGCCGCTGTCCGAGAAGGGATCGGCCAAGGAGGCCTgggactccatcgccgccgcgcgAATCGGAGTCGATCGAGtgcgccgcgccacgctccagcGACTCCGCAGCGACTGGGAGAAGCTCGCCTTTCGTCCAGGAGAGCAGATCGAGGACTTCACCCTTCGCTTGATGGCCCTGAAGCAGCAGCTTCTTCTCCACGgcgacaacgacatcgatgaaGAGCGCGCGGTGGAGAGACTCCTGCGCGCCGTGCCGCCAAAGTACGCTCAGCTCCGGATCGCCATCGAGACGCTTCTGGACTTCCAGGACCTCACCATCGAGGAGGTGTCTGGACGCTTGAAGACGGTGGACGACATGGAGGCGTTGGACGCGGAACCGGCCGCCATCGGTGG encodes:
- the LOC136477149 gene encoding protein ecdysoneless homolog: MAATASNPFPFPSRRPPDDSLFYAVYPLPLPSGLPAPALHASLQSLHLSLLSHLAPFLSSHLFHRDPFTLSLPADPAAPCALCASPPVPHLHGALRFGDSLPDEWLAVSLLFALTSAFPDVAARAWDSDGEFLLIEAAFALPRWLDPESAPNRVFIFRGELHILPPSLFPETPSLEAALAAVYDDSIDTRAADAIQAAIQRRIAGLPERAAENLHTARVIVPAPVAKVLKEEPCLIARAVEGFYDRDIDTMKHAARMDKFLKGPGGEGVEMVRTTVRMTRAMYAQLVQQNFQAPRGYPMPRREEGPEKWMEAELGMKIACGFEMMYQERRRQGEEGKGSTWEVYRKSLEATGCFEGLLPGSMEYKRVMEDAMQYYKSSNLYSRTREILSEPVRRIDEILSMPYSADEFKGTDLPPSDDDSWLHGGDDELNAELRERQKELEEYEAAKKQRSSQKQSVSSSSKSQTDEFKLGEITESMQEFIRKMSSFEGAEIPADRREMESVDLDVNQFFKAMESVLGGGSQEQAGSDDGFDRKSSSSDMDFDDSDEDNDFAEELGDKDVDDSFMESYSDALNKELSSTTLEKSFARAPRPETNNEGPSDDAATDAEMTPVDVDLNLVESILNSYSSQQGLPGPASNLLGLMGVEVPPDAKKS